The genomic interval CGAAACGCTGTGAGAGCGTTACACATTTATCCCCGGTGTGGGTGTATTCCCGTAGTCAACATGGCGGAGACGGAGACGGAGACCGAGACCGAGACGGCGGCGGAGACGACCACGGCGGTCCGGTCCGTGCTGGCGGCGTTCGTCCGCGACCTCCACGGACGACTCGACGACCAGCAGGGCGGGTCGGGAGCCCACGAACTGGAGGTGGTGCTGTCGGACGACACCTACTCGCTCGAAAGCGTCGAGCTCGGGGCCAAGCCCGAGACCTACACCGAGGACCACCTCATCCGCCCGTTGCTCGAAGCGGTGGGGCTGGCCTCCGAGCGCCAGCCCTACGGCGAGCGCGGCGGGACGGTCGTCTGGCCCGACTTCGAGGTGACGAACGTCGAGACGACGGTCATCGGCGAGAGCAAGCCGCTGAACGGGGTGGGCGAGGCGGTCGAGGAGATTCAGGACTACCTCGACCGCAAGTCCATCGGCGCGGAGTACGGCATCGCGACCGACGGCATCGAGTGGCACCTCCGGAAGATAGAACTGGGCGGGGACTTCACCGAGTACCCCGACATCGAGCACCTGAACCTCCGGGCGACCCTGCTGGCGGTCGCCCGCGAGGAGGGGCTCATCGAGCAGTCGGACCTCGACGCCGACCCCGAGGAGACGATTCGGTCGTTCGTCTCGGTGTTCGAGCGCGATTCGTTCGCGGAGTTGCTGTCGAAGACCGCGCCGCGGGAGATTCGCGACCGGCGCAAGCGCGACGTCGAGACGTTCTACGAGCTGTACATCGAACTGCTGTTCGGAGAGAGCGACGAACACGACTACGAGACGTGCCTGATGGACGACATCCGGTTCGTCGGCGACCGCGAGCCGAGCGAGCGCGACAAGCGCCTCTTTGCCATCACGCTGATGAACCGCCTGCTGTTCGTGAAGTTCCTCGAAACGCGAGGGGTGCTGTCGGAGGGGTTCCTGCGCGAGCGCGTCGAGTACTACGAGCGCCACGGCGAGGGGCTGGCGGGCAACCTCTACGAGACCCAGATTCGGCCGCTGTTCTCGGACCTGCTGAACACGCCGGAGGGTGCGCGTGAGCCGAAGCACCGCAATCCCGACAGCTGGTTCGCCGACGTGCCGTACCTCAACGGCGGGCTGTTCCGGGCGAACGTGGCCGACGAGTCGCGCTACCGGGTCATCGACCGCATCCTGCCCGACGTGATTCGGGACCTCATCGAGGGGAGCAAGCTGGAGCTCGACGGGCGGGGGTTCGACCCCGCGCTACTGGGCAGCGTGTTCGAGAAGACCATCAACCACATCGAGCAGGAGCGCACCCAGAAGGACATCGGGGCCTACTACACGCCCAACGACGTGACCGAAATCGTGACCGAGCAGTCGGTCGACCCCAAGATTCGGGACGCGATAGTCGAGACGTTCGCCGAGGGGGTCGCAGGCGATGGGGTGGACGGAGAGGGCGATGGCAGCGCCGAGGACGCCCGGGCGTACATGGAACAGCTGGACCTCTCGGAACTCCTCCGGAAGATAGAGGACGGCGACGAGGCGGTGCTGTCGCCGGGCGAGGACCAGACCCGCATCGACTTCGGCGACGAGGAGATTCTGTCGGCGGTCAAGGACACCCTCCGGCAGCTGAAGGTGCTGGACCCCGCGTGCGGGTCGGGTCACTTCCTGACGACCGCGATGGACGAGATTCACCGCGCGCAGGTGTCGGTGTTGCGCGGGCTGGCCGACGGCGAGGACCCCGACCCCGAGACGCGGTTCGCCGAGAAGAAGGCGCTGGCGCTCGACGCCATCTACGGCGTGGACGTGGACCGAATCGCCTCGGAGATCGCGAAGCTGCGGGTGTGGCTCAAGATCGTCGAGGGCAACGGCTGGGAGCCGGAGTTCGGCAAGCTCCCGAACATCGACGTGAACATCACCCACGGGAACTCGCTGGTGGGGCTCCCGCTCGCGGGGTCGTTCGACGACGCCGACGTGTGGGACAACGACATCGGCGAAATCGAGCAGAAGCGCATCGAGTACAAGCGCGACGACGAGGGCGACCCCCGCGAGATAGAGCGATTCCTCGACGAGGAGATACGGCCCGCGCTCGACCGGACGTACCTCGACCTGTTCTCGAAGCCGGTCGAGACCGAAATCGAGAGCGTCGAGGCCTTCGACGCGGTGGTCGAGTCCATCGAGGCCGACACCCTCTATCCCACCGTCTCGATGGTCCGGGCGAAGCGCGAGGACGGAGACGCCTTCGACGACGAGGAGACCGAGCGACTGGAGGAGATGGGCTTTTCGGTGTACACGAAGAGCGCCACGCGCGACGTGGCCGAGTGGGAGCGCACCCTCAAGACCAAGCAGAACGGCAGGGGCGGGTACGACAAGGACCTGCTGGTCGGAACGCTCCGGGGACTGCTGGAAGACGGCTACGTCTTCTCGGAGGTCCAGCGCCAGCCCACCCGGTACGACCTCGACCGGATTCAGGGCAAGCCGTTCCACTGGCTCGCGGAGTTCCCCGAGGTCGCCGAGGAACGCGGCAACACCCACTCGATCAACTTCGATATCGTGCTGGGGAATCCGCCGTACGGGGATTTGTTGTCGGACGAGGAGAAGATGTTCGTCTCGACGTACGAGACGAGCGGGATTCGGGATATCTCGGCGAACTTCGTGGAACGACAGTTGCAGTTGCTTGAGGAAGGTGGATACTTCGGGAACGTGACGACGCTGAGACTGGTGTATCAGAGTACACTCTCGGAGTTACACGATTTGATTCAAACACAATTAGAGACCACTAAAATCGCCTGCTTCGCAAAACGACCAAGCCACATCTTCGACAATGCTCAAGTTCGAGTCGCAACAATAGTCGGCAAAAAGGCCCAGAATGATGGAGGAATTAAGACAAGCGGATTCATTAGATTTGATAGTGAAGACCGAGGTAAGAAAATCTCGGACATCTCTTACGGAAGTGTTGACGGACTAATTTTGGGGGATAAAATAGGGATTAGTGATGAAAAGTATGCTATTCTACCGAAAGTCGGTGGTAGCACTCCTAGAGGAATCCTTGAAAAGCTAAAGTCCCATTCAGACACGGTGTTCCGGGATGTTCAGTCACGGAAGGAGAAAACAGACTATGAAGTCTGGCGAATGAGGCATCCTGACAACTGGATAAATCCCATGCTCTCCGAGATGTACGACGCTCAGGACCTTGAGCCGATGTACTTTGAGAACACACTGAAACGTGATAGTGCCTTCTTAATCATGAGTTCATCCCTCTTTTACTTCTACTGGATGGTCTACGGTAATCAGCGTGATTTGAATTGGGGGCAGGTAGAAGCATTCCCCTATCCCGACGAGGAAGAATTGGAAGCAAACGCTGATGAAATCCAGAGCCTCGCAGAAGAACTCTGGAATGGAATGGTCGAAGAATTCACCACCGAACCCACGCCGCACTACGAAAGCATGAGCCGACTGAAGCCTCTCATCAATTCGGCAGATGAACTCTTTGGTCCGATGTATGGACTAGATAGTGGGGAAATCGAGTTCCTGAAGAATTATCACGGAGAGTACGGTCGCTCCGGCCCCGAAAACCACCAATTAGACGAACTTGAAGCCGACGACTGAGCGCCCGACCGACTGTTCCACGGAAACGCCCGCCCGACCAATCCTCGGGGTGGGACTGAAAGGGGCCGCCCGCTCGCGGGCCGAAGGCCCGTGGTCGTCTCAGCGACCCCTATCTCGGCCGGGCGGTGCGGAGAGGCCGAGATATGTCGCTGAGCGACCGCGAGCGGGCGGGGGCTTTCGAAGACGTATTCTTCGATAGCAACTGAGAACTCTGATTCGACCAGCGAGAAGCTAGCTACTCCCGGTACCTAGGAGAACCGCACAGCACCGCGACCGCAAGCCTCGGGCCTCCCCAACCGCCTGCGGTCCTCGGTCGCTCTGCTCCCTGCGGTCCTCAGCCCTCGCGCGCCTTGGCGCGACCTCAAACAGCAAGGTCGCGCCAGCGCGCGCCGAGGTGGATAGTCAATCGAGTGCGGTAGGAGGGTTCGATCAGGCAGTGTCCGAGGGGTCGTCGGGTTCCAATTCGTCGGCGTCGAGTTCTTCGTCCAGATACTCTCGGCCGAGGTCGCTCAGTCGGTAGTACCCGCCCTCTTCCTTTTCGAGTAGTCCGTATTCGGCCAACTCCAGACAGCGCTGGCCCGCGTAATTTCGGTGGATGTCGATGTTGCGTGCGATAACTGCGGGAGGGACTTCGCCAGCGTCACGAGTGTACTCCAAGATAGCATCGTCGGCCGGTTTCATCCACTCGGCACGCTGGCGCATGGCCGGAAGGGAGAGAAAGAGCAGGATAACGTC from Halorussus salilacus carries:
- a CDS encoding Eco57I restriction-modification methylase domain-containing protein, with product MAETETETETETAAETTTAVRSVLAAFVRDLHGRLDDQQGGSGAHELEVVLSDDTYSLESVELGAKPETYTEDHLIRPLLEAVGLASERQPYGERGGTVVWPDFEVTNVETTVIGESKPLNGVGEAVEEIQDYLDRKSIGAEYGIATDGIEWHLRKIELGGDFTEYPDIEHLNLRATLLAVAREEGLIEQSDLDADPEETIRSFVSVFERDSFAELLSKTAPREIRDRRKRDVETFYELYIELLFGESDEHDYETCLMDDIRFVGDREPSERDKRLFAITLMNRLLFVKFLETRGVLSEGFLRERVEYYERHGEGLAGNLYETQIRPLFSDLLNTPEGAREPKHRNPDSWFADVPYLNGGLFRANVADESRYRVIDRILPDVIRDLIEGSKLELDGRGFDPALLGSVFEKTINHIEQERTQKDIGAYYTPNDVTEIVTEQSVDPKIRDAIVETFAEGVAGDGVDGEGDGSAEDARAYMEQLDLSELLRKIEDGDEAVLSPGEDQTRIDFGDEEILSAVKDTLRQLKVLDPACGSGHFLTTAMDEIHRAQVSVLRGLADGEDPDPETRFAEKKALALDAIYGVDVDRIASEIAKLRVWLKIVEGNGWEPEFGKLPNIDVNITHGNSLVGLPLAGSFDDADVWDNDIGEIEQKRIEYKRDDEGDPREIERFLDEEIRPALDRTYLDLFSKPVETEIESVEAFDAVVESIEADTLYPTVSMVRAKREDGDAFDDEETERLEEMGFSVYTKSATRDVAEWERTLKTKQNGRGGYDKDLLVGTLRGLLEDGYVFSEVQRQPTRYDLDRIQGKPFHWLAEFPEVAEERGNTHSINFDIVLGNPPYGDLLSDEEKMFVSTYETSGIRDISANFVERQLQLLEEGGYFGNVTTLRLVYQSTLSELHDLIQTQLETTKIACFAKRPSHIFDNAQVRVATIVGKKAQNDGGIKTSGFIRFDSEDRGKKISDISYGSVDGLILGDKIGISDEKYAILPKVGGSTPRGILEKLKSHSDTVFRDVQSRKEKTDYEVWRMRHPDNWINPMLSEMYDAQDLEPMYFENTLKRDSAFLIMSSSLFYFYWMVYGNQRDLNWGQVEAFPYPDEEELEANADEIQSLAEELWNGMVEEFTTEPTPHYESMSRLKPLINSADELFGPMYGLDSGEIEFLKNYHGEYGRSGPENHQLDELEADD